AAAAAGCAAAGAGCTAAGCAATTTATGATTTTTCCTGCTTTTATTTATCTCTTGCTTTTGTCCTACTTTAAATTTCTCTATTTTATTATAATGTTTTGTGTATTTATTTTACTCTTAATCTACTTATTTTGTTTAAGCTTTATGCTCTTACTTACTTATTTCCTCTTTGGCCTTCTCTTTTACCTTATCCTTGGCACTGCTTTTAATATCTTTTATCTCACTGCCTTTCTTGCTTGCATTATCTTTTGTCTTACCGGTTTTATTGTTAATATCCTCTTTTAGCTCTTTAGTCTTTTTGGCTGACTTATCTTTTATCTCTTTTACCTTAGGTTGCACTGTCGTCTTACCAGATACTGATATATCATCTTTTAAATTCTCATATGTCTTATCGCCTATGCCACTAATGTTTTTAATATCCTCTATAGAGTTAAATTTATTAGCCTTTCTATACTCTATAATAGCCTCGGCCTTACTCTCGCCTATACCGTTTAAACTCATTAGTTCATCTTTGGTGGCCGTATTTAAATTTATAACGGCAAATGCCTGAGTAGCTAGTAGCGCTAAAGATAGTAGAGTTGATTTAAAAGATAGTTTCATTGTTTTCCTTTGATTTAAGATTGAATTTGATTATAACTTAGTAGGGTAAACGCTTGTTTTACAATACATATAAAGAATAAATTTAATATAAAAAATATGAATATCTAAGATGGGAAATTTATGTTTACCACACCGCTCTTTTAGTTTTGAAAAAGCTCTCACTTATCTATATTTACCGCTAAATTTAACTAGATACTTTTTAGCATTTGTTTGCCGTTAAAATTCTTATTTGTTTAAAATATATACACAAGCTTACTTTTGGATTTATATTATTTATGATATTTTA
This is a stretch of genomic DNA from Campylobacter sp. RM6914. It encodes these proteins:
- a CDS encoding helix-hairpin-helix domain-containing protein; translation: MKLSFKSTLLSLALLATQAFAVINLNTATKDELMSLNGIGESKAEAIIEYRKANKFNSIEDIKNISGIGDKTYENLKDDISVSGKTTVQPKVKEIKDKSAKKTKELKEDINNKTGKTKDNASKKGSEIKDIKSSAKDKVKEKAKEEISK